A stretch of Henckelia pumila isolate YLH828 chromosome 4, ASM3356847v2, whole genome shotgun sequence DNA encodes these proteins:
- the LOC140860876 gene encoding uncharacterized protein, which translates to MTSFSKIPMFSKEDFDDWKIRMQAHLSALDDDMWFVITDEPLEITKVNTAIALSGGGPQYIEKPRIEWTAEDKKKANLDNMAKDILYKTLDKNTFSKIKTCKTGKEIWEKLIQLCEGNEQTKENKLSVATQKFDNIKMRPGESMTEFDERVSSIIIELNGLSKIYPNREVIPK; encoded by the coding sequence ATGACTTCTTTtagcaaaattcctatgttctcaaaGGAAGATTTCGATGATTGGAAAATACGCATGCAAGCACACTTATCAGCActagatgatgacatgtggtttgTCATCACTGACGAACCTCTTGAAATCACAAAAGTCAATACTGCTATAGCCCTCTCGGGAGGTGGTCCTCAAtacattgagaaaccaagaattGAGTGGACTGCCGAAGACAAAAAGAAGGCAAACTTGGACAATATGGCTAAGGATATCTTGTATAAAACTCTTGACAAGAATACCTTTAGCAAAATCAAGACATGCAAAACTggaaaggagatttgggagaaactGATCCAACTTTGCGAAGGAAATGAACAAACCAAGGAAAATAAGCTGTCTGTAGCTACTCAAAAATTTGATAACATCAAAATGAGACCAGGAGAATCGATGACAGAGTTTGACGAGAGAGTAAGCAGCATTATCATTGAGCTCAACGGACTGAGCAAAATATATCCTAACAGAGAAGTCATCCCAAAGTAA